The Acanthopagrus latus isolate v.2019 chromosome 13, fAcaLat1.1, whole genome shotgun sequence genome contains a region encoding:
- the LOC119031529 gene encoding heterogeneous nuclear ribonucleoprotein A/B-like, translated as MADAETLLMETSDQNGNEGEDDQNGAEQEQEQESELMVGEDGQEGQDGQDNGTDGGKIDASKGEEDAGKMFVGGLSWDTSKKDLKDYFSKFGEVSDCTIKMDSNTGRSRGFGFVLFKDACSVDKVLEQKEHRLDGRPIDPKKAMAMKKEPVKKIFVGGLNPEATEETIREYFGAFGEIETIELPIDPKSKKRRGFIFITYKEESSVKKCLEKKYHNIQGGRCELKIAQPKEVYQQQQYGGGRGGGGYGGRGGRGRGGQNQGWNQGYGNYWNQGYGNQGYGGYGGYGGYGNYDYSSGYYGYGPGYDYTDQGNASYGKTPRRGVHPSSYKPY; from the exons ATGGCAGACGCTGAGACTCTCCTCATGGAGACATCGGACCAGAATGGAAACGAGGGAGAGGATGACCAGAACGGGGCcgagcaggaacaggagcaggaatcAGAGCTGATGGTTGGAGAAGACGGCCAGGAAGGCCAGGACGGCCAAGACAATGGCACGGATGGAGGAAAGATTGATGCCAGCAAAGGAGAGGAGGACGCTGG TAAAATGTTCGTGGGCGGCCTCAGCTGGGACACGAGTAAAAAGGACCTGAAGGATTACTTCAGTAAGTTTGGAGAGGTGTCGGACTGCACCATCAAGATGGACTCCAACACTGGCCGATCCAGAGGCTTCGGCTTCGTTCTCTTCAAGGACGCCTGCAGCGTGGACAAG GTGCTGGAGCAGAAGGAACACAGACTGGACGGACGTCCCATCGACCCCAAGAAGGCGATGGCCATGAAGAAGGAGCCCGTCAAGAAGATCTTTGTTGGCGGGTTGAACCCTGAGGCCACTGAGGAAACCATTCGGGAATATTTTGGGGCCTTCGGAGAG ATCGAAACTATCGAGCTTCCCATCGACCCCAAatcaaagaagaggaggggtttcattttcatcacataCAAAGAAGAATCCAGCGTCAAGAAGTGTCTGGAGAAGAAATACCACAACATCCAGGGTGGCAGG TGTGAGCTGAAGATCGCCCAGCCGAAGGAGGtgtaccagcagcagcagtacggAGGAGGACGTGGTGGCGGCGGTTATGGAGGCCGGGGGGGCCGGGGCCGTGGAG GACAGAACCAGGGCTGGAACCAGGGCTATGGAAACTACTGGAACCAGGGATACGGTAACCAAGGCTATGGAGGATACGGTGGATATGGCGGCTATGGCAACTACGACTACTCTTCTGGTTACTATGGATACGGTCCCGGCTATGATTACA CAGACCAGGGGAACGCCAGCTACGGGAAAACCCCGAGGCGGGGGGTACACCCGAGCAGCTACAAGCCATACTGA
- the slc25a14 gene encoding brain mitochondrial carrier protein 1, whose amino-acid sequence MASLNWKPFIYGGMASIVAEFGTFPIDLTKTRLQVQGQSQYTEVRYRGMFHALFRIGKEEGIRALYSGISPALLRQASYGTIKIGTYNSLKRLFVTRPEDETMVINVFCGVVSGVLSSSLANPTDVLKIRMQAQGSLLQGSMMSNFINIYQTEGTKGLWRGVIPTAQRAAIVVGVELPVYDITKKHLLRSGVMGDTILTHFISSFTCGLAGALASNPVDVVRTRMMNQRVLTGGPMYKGTVDGVMQTWKNEGFFALYKGFWPNWLRLGPWNIIFFITFEQLKKLPF is encoded by the exons ATGGCCAGCTTGAACTGGAAGCCGTTCATCTACGGCGGGATGGCCTCGATTGTCGCAGAATTCG GGACGTTTCCCATCGACCTGACTAAGACCCGGCTACAGGTCCAGGGTCAGTCCCAGTACACGGAGGTGCGCTACAGGGGCATGTTCCACGCTCTGTTCAGGATCGGCAAGGAGGAGGGCATCCGGGCGCTCTACTCTGG GATTTCTCCGGCCCTGCTGAGACAAGCATCTTACGGGACAATCAAGATAGGAACCTACAACTCTCTGAAGAGGCTGTTTGTCACTCGTCCTGAAG ACGAGACGATGGTCATCAACGTCTTCTGTGGTGTCGTGTCAGGAGTCCTGTCCTCGTCTCTGGCCAACCCCACCGACGTCCTCAAG ATCAGGATGCAGGCGCAGGGCAGTCTGCTTCAAGGCAGTATGATGTCCAACTTCATCAACATCTACCAGACCGAGGGCACCAAAGGGCTGTGGAGA ggtgTCATCCCCACAGCGCAGCGAGCCGCCATTGTTGTCGGGGTGGAACTTCCTGTCTATGACATAACAAAGAAGCACCTCCTTCGCTCTGGAGTCATGGGCGACaccattttgacacatttcat CTCAAGTTTCACGTGTGGCCTGGCCGGGGCGCTGGCCTCCAACCCCGTAGACGTGGTCCGGACCCGGATGATGAACCAGCGAGTGTTGACAGGAGGCCCCATGTACAAAGGAACAGTGGACGGAGTGATGCAGACGTGGAAGAACGAGGGCTTCTTTGCTCTCTACAAGGGATTCTGGCCCAACTGGCTGCGACTCGGGCCGTGGAACATCATC TTCTTCATCACCTTCGAGCAGCTGAAGAAACTCCCgttttaa
- the btg4 gene encoding protein BTG4: MKEEIAAAVFFLARLVKRYGCLGNDGRERFAAALTSVLFESYKNHWHPNAPTKGQAYRCLRMNRVRLQDPVLQQACERSAVRYEDLGFPQELTVWVDPGEVSCRYGEHSTPFCVSVVASDRRADGEFSRRIHDAVERASLEVQSGSSSDEEEEGGGDNSMSSSSQSSLCSVLIPPTNPEPKTIPTVSNPNSVYRFSEFSPGAPQTWLREKRKAFTAEAIPPQAPPAGGPTSQFSGQKGFKSYRPSFTFAGPRVDKYHWVSKSRS; the protein is encoded by the exons atgaaggaggagattgctgctgctgtgttcttCTTGGCCCGGCTGGTGAAGCGATATGGATGTTTGGGTAATGACGGCAGAGAGCGCTTCGCTGCGGCGCTCACCTCCGTTCTGTTCGAGAGCTACAAGAACCACTGGCACCCCAACGCCCCCACCAAGGGCCAGGCCTACAG gtgtCTGCGGATGAACCGTGTGCGGCTGCAGGACCCGGTTCTGCAGCAGGCCTGCGAGCGGAGCGCCGTGCGGTACGAGGACCTGGGCTTTCCACAGGAGCTGACTGTGTGGGTCGACCCCGGGGAGGTGTCCTGCAG gtACGGTGAACACAGCACTCCGTTCTGTGTCTCGGTGGTGGCCAGCGACCGTCGTGCCGATGGGGAATTTTCCCGCCGCATTCATGACGCGGTGGAGCGGGCGAGCCTGGAGGTCCAATCGGGAAGCTCCtcagacgaggaggaggaagggggcgGAGACAACAgtatgagcagcagcagccaatcatctctctgctctgttctgatCCCACCGACCAACCCTGAGCCCAAAACAATCCCGACAGTCAGCAACCCCAACAGTGTCTACAGG ttcAGTGAGTTTTCTCCCGGCGCTCCTCAGACCTGGCTCAGGGAGAAGCGGAAGGCCTTCACTGCGGAGGCGATCCCACCTCAAGCTCCTCCAGCCGGAGGTCCGACCTCCCAGTTCTCCGGCCAGAAAGGCTTCAAGTCCTATCGACCCTCGTTCACCTTCGCCGGGCCTCGTGTCGACAAGTACCACTGGGTCAGCAAATCCCGATCCTAG
- the LOC119031291 gene encoding glucose-dependent insulinotropic receptor, giving the protein MLYLCGHVSTDPSVSVSPDCLDASEPTPMDVGPRVMGLILSIASCLIISTNLLVAFALLKLLLKKSSQSWCFVLNLALADVLVGVAITGLATEDFHSDSINITQSRNIQPTADPATNTTPSAQGKTRCLMRMAFVMSPCTASIMSMFLISLDRYAAIKMPLRYSQLCGRATAVGSLLALWISALILGFLPVMVRQLQTDHYDGFCAFFAVIQQMGMILLLSACFFPVLSVFIYIYLDILKIACGHQKQISRQAGSRTADHRGHQHHEHHHQQLRSYWSHVKALRTVAVLVGCFLILWCPFFVVCIVQILCSRCQLTKVLENHLWLLGLSNSLINPLVYAFWQREVRLQLAAMFSCFTGRSVATRPPGVNDRSEPPNVLTQAAAPGGDTLNPSLLRPIIGSTAAHAAPLSTTTSL; this is encoded by the exons ATGTTGTACTTGTGTGGACACGTGAGCACTGATCCCTCTGTCAGCGTGAGTCCTGACTGCCTGGACGCCAGCGAGCCGACCCCGATGGACGTGGGGCCTCGGGTGATGGGCCTCATCCTGAGCATCGCCTCCTGCCTCATCATCTCCACCAACCTGCTGGTGGCCTTCgctctgctgaagctgctcctgAAGAAGAGCAGCCAGAGCTGGTGCTTCGTCCTCAACCTGGCACTGGCCGACGTCCTGGTGGGCGTGGCCATCACTGGTCTGGCTACAGAGGACTTCCACAGCGACAGCATCAACATCACTCAGAGCCGGAACATCCAACCCACCGCTGACCCTGCCACCAACACCACGCCTTCTGCTCAGGGTAAGACCCGCTGTTTGATGAGGATGGCCTTCGTCATGTCGCCCTGCACGGCGTCCATCATGTCCATGTTCCTCATCTCACTGGACCGCTACGCAGCCATCAAGATGCCCCTGCGGTACTCCCAGCTGTGTGGGAGGGCGACAGCAGTCGGGTCACTGCTGGCTCTGTGGATCAGCGCGCTCATTTTGGGATTCCTGCCAG TCATGGTGCGTCAGCTGCAGACCGACCACTACGACGGCTTCTGCGCCTTCTTCGCCGTCATCCAGCAGATGGGCATGATCTTGTTGCTCAGCGCCTGCTTCTTCCCCGTGCTCTCTGTGTTCATCTACATCTACCTGGACATCCTGAAGATCGCCTGCGGCCACCAGAAGCAGATCTCCCGGCAGGCCGGCTCCAGGACGGCTGACCACCGAGGCCATCAGCACCACGAGCATCATCACCAGCAGCTGAGGAGCTACTGGAGCCACGTGAAGGCCCTGAGGACGGTGGCAGTGCTGGTCGGCTGCTTCCTGATCCTCTGGTGCCCGTTCTTCGTCGTGTGCATAGTTCAAATTCTGTGCTCGAGATGTCAACTCACCAAAGTGTTGGAGAATCACCTGTGGCTCCTGGGACTGTCCAACTCTCTGATCAACCCTCTGGTGTACGCCTTCTGGCAGAGGGAGGTGCGGCTGCAGCTGGCCGCCATGTTTTCCTGCTTCACAGGCCGGTCAGTGGCCACCAGACCTCCAGGTGTCAATGACAGAAGTGAGCCGCCGAACGTGCTGACTCAGGCTGCTGCTCCAGGCGGAGATACTCTCAATCCTTCACTGCTGCGGCCGATTATCGGCAGCACCGCGGCTCACGCTGCGCCGCTGTCGACTACGACCAGCTTGTGA